In Pseudomonadota bacterium, the following are encoded in one genomic region:
- a CDS encoding DUF1501 domain-containing protein, translating to MFKRHSRAAASRALLNRRRFLKTMAAASVAGSGLGAVNGKLGLIGNALAATGDYVGLSDYKALVCVFLYGGSDSFNMFVPTDDALFQQYLASRGSLSVAEGSLLLPTTDVGFGFNQFMPRTKALFDAGQLAVVSNVGNLIEPVINKSAYTDIETAIPADLFAHNHQQEQWQKGLSSLPSSLVNSGWGGRMADLLQEANGAATLPPTFSLFGSNHWLPGSSTTPLSVNRINGLEQIAFMNRQSASQEARANALSQILSLPYSHIIEQQVAQDALRSINSADQLIAALDGATEITTPYDSSSRLGKQLRMVARLMQSRQALGMNRQIFFVGLGGWDTHDNQGVRLDSLLRELDTSLADFQNTVDALGLSDSVTTFTASDFGRTLSVNGDGSDHGWGGHYLVMGGAVDGGRLYGSLPSFVTGADDDADDKGRVIPRLSVNQMGASLGGWLGLSESDLQDIFPDLANFGSGWQDPVRFFGSPPA from the coding sequence ATGTTCAAACGACATTCGCGGGCGGCAGCGAGCCGTGCCTTGCTCAACCGACGTCGGTTCCTCAAGACGATGGCGGCCGCCAGTGTGGCGGGCTCCGGTCTGGGAGCGGTCAACGGCAAACTCGGCTTGATCGGCAATGCCTTGGCCGCGACAGGCGACTACGTCGGTTTGAGCGACTACAAAGCGCTGGTCTGCGTGTTCCTCTACGGCGGCAGCGACTCGTTCAACATGTTCGTGCCGACCGACGACGCCCTATTTCAGCAGTACCTCGCGAGCCGCGGCTCGCTGAGTGTCGCCGAGGGCTCACTGTTGTTGCCGACAACCGATGTCGGCTTCGGCTTCAACCAATTCATGCCGCGCACCAAGGCGCTGTTCGACGCCGGGCAACTGGCTGTGGTCAGCAACGTGGGTAACCTGATCGAGCCGGTGATCAACAAGAGTGCTTATACCGACATCGAAACTGCGATCCCCGCCGACCTCTTTGCCCACAACCACCAGCAGGAGCAGTGGCAGAAGGGCCTGAGCAGTTTGCCGAGCTCGCTGGTCAACAGCGGGTGGGGTGGGCGCATGGCGGATCTGCTCCAGGAGGCCAACGGCGCGGCGACGCTGCCGCCGACCTTCTCGTTGTTCGGCAGCAACCACTGGTTGCCGGGCAGTTCGACAACGCCGCTGAGCGTCAACCGCATCAACGGTCTTGAACAGATCGCCTTCATGAACCGCCAGAGTGCGAGCCAGGAGGCGCGGGCAAACGCCCTGTCGCAGATTCTGTCCTTGCCGTATTCGCACATCATCGAGCAACAGGTCGCGCAGGACGCCTTGCGCAGTATCAACAGCGCCGACCAGTTGATTGCAGCGCTCGACGGGGCGACTGAGATCACCACACCGTATGACAGCAGCAGCCGGCTCGGCAAGCAGCTGCGCATGGTCGCCCGACTCATGCAAAGCCGTCAGGCGCTCGGCATGAACCGGCAGATCTTTTTCGTCGGCCTCGGGGGCTGGGACACCCACGACAACCAGGGGGTGCGCCTGGACAGCTTGCTGCGTGAGCTCGACACGTCACTGGCCGATTTTCAGAACACCGTGGATGCCCTCGGCCTGAGCGATTCGGTCACCACCTTCACGGCCTCGGACTTCGGCCGCACGCTTTCGGTCAACGGTGACGGCAGCGACCACGGGTGGGGCGGCCACTACCTTGTCATGGGCGGCGCCGTGGACGGCGGCAGGCTTTATGGCAGTTTGCCGAGCTTCGTGACCGGCGCGGACGACGACGCAGACGACAAGGGGCGGGTGATACCGCGGTTGTCGGTCAACCAGATGGGGGCGTCGCTCGGGGGGTGGCTTGGCTTGTCGGAGTCCGACCTGCAGGACATCTTCCCCGACCTCGCCAATTTCGGCAGCGGCTGGCAGGACCCGGTCCGCTTCTTTGGAAGCCCTCCCGCCTGA